The Kribbella shirazensis genomic interval CCGGGGATGTGACCGGCTACCGGGTCCATCGGCTCCACCTCCCCCGCGAACCGCTCCGGGGTCCGCGCGTCGAGCAGGATGCCTTTGGCCGCCAGGGCCGCGGCCCCATCCGCGTCCAGCACCGGCAGGTGCCCGGGGGTGGCGACGAACCCTTCGGCGGCGGTGGGGCTGGTCGGTACCTCGGTGGTCACGGCTCCCCCGGCTGCCTTCCAGGCCGCCAGGCCGCCGTCGAGGACGCGGACGTCGGTGAGGCCGAAGTAGCGGAAGACCCAGCGGGCCCGGGCCGCGGACATCGAGTTCGCGGCGTCGTAGACCACGACCGGGGTGTCCGCGGCGGTCACGCCGAGGCGCCGGAAGGTCGCCGTCACGGTGGTTGCGTCCGGCAACGGGTGACGGCCGGGGCCGGGCGGGCCGGCGAGCTCGGTGTCGAGGTCGACGAAGTACGCGCCGGGCAGGTGTCCGGCGTCGTACGCCTCCTTGCCGGGCGGACCGGCGAGGTTCCACGTGACGTCCACCAGCACCGGCGCGGGATCAAGCGCACGCAGTTCGTCCACGGTGATCAACGGACTCATGAAGCAGCTCCTCCGAACGGCAGGACCTCGGGTGACAGCGTGGCGCGGGCGCGGGCCTGGGTGAGACGGCGACGGTGGTGCCGGCGGCAGAGCACCTCGTACGCGACCTCGTGGTCGTGCGACACGATGTCGCCCACCACCAGTTGCTCTCCCTCGGTCACCATCTCACCGCCGATCGTACGGGCGTTGTGCGTGGCCCGTTCACCGCACCAGCACAGCGCCTCGACCTGGAGCAGCTCCATCCGGTCCGCGAGCTCCACCAGCCGCGCCGATCCCGGGAACAGCGTCGCCCGGAAGTCGGTCAGGATCCCGAAGCAGAACACGTCGATCTGCAGTTCGTCGACCAGCCGCGCGAGCTGCTCGATCTGCAGCGGGCTGTAGAACTGCGCCTCGTCGCAGACCACGTAGTCGATCCGCCCGCCGCGGGTCAGCTCGTTCACCACATAGTCCCAGAAGTCGAAGTCCGGCCGGACCTCGACCGCGTCCGCGGACAGGCCGAGCCGCGACGACAGCACCGACTCGCCCGCGCGGTCGTGGCTGGTGAAGATCCGGCCGAGCCGCCCGCGGGCCTTGTGGTTGTGATCCATCTGGAGCGCCAAGGTCGACTTGCCGCAGTCCATGGTCCCGGTGAAATACAGCAGCTCAGCCACGGGCGAACATCCTGCCAAGTCAAAGGTCCCTCGCGCACTCCGGGGGTGTGTCGGAGCGGTGGCTTGGGTTCTGAGCCTCCGTTCAGTTTGAATGGAATGTGCGCAAACCCCTGGTTCTCGTCCTCGCGGCCTGCCTGCTCGCCGTCACCGCCACCCCTCCGGCCGCAGTTCCGGCCACCGCGGCGCCGGGACGGTCCGAGGCCGGGCTGCGGGCGTACTTCGTGATCACCGCGCCGGGCCAGACCGGCAAGGTCACTGGTGCGATCGCGCAGAGCGGCGGCACGGTGTACGCGGCGTACGACGCGATCGGCGTGATCGTGGCGCACGCGACCGCGGCCGACTTCGTCACGAAGATCCGCGGCGTGAGCGGCGTACAGAAGGCCGGGGCGACCCGGACGTCGGACGTGCCCGCGGCGGCCGCGAACCCGGCGATCCCCCTGGCGGTGCCGGAGGTGCCGACGGCCCAGCCGGAGGTCGACCGGCCGGACATGACGCTGATCGGCGCGGACCGCGCGTGGGCGAAGAATCCGGGCTCGAAGAACATCACGGTCGGCGTCCTCGATACCGGCGTGGACGACCAGCACCCGGACCTGAAGGCGAACTTCGACCCGGCGCGGTCGGCGTCCTGCGCGTACGGCAAGGTCGACACCAGGCCCGGCGCGTGGCGCCCGGTCGGTGAGCACGGGACGCACGTCGCGGGCACGATCGCCGGCGCGAAGAACGGTCTCGGCATGGTCGGGGTCGCGCCCGGTGTGAAGGTGTCGTCGATCAGGGTTGCCGAGGCCGGCAGCGAGTTGTTCTTCCCGGAGAACACGGTCTGCGCGTTCATGTTCGCCGCCGACAAGGGCGTCTCGGTGACCAACAACAGCTACTACGTCGACCCGTGGCTGTTCAACTGCCCGAACGACGAGGACCAGGCCGCGATCGCCGAGGGCGTCCGCCGGGCCGTCGCGTACTCGGACAGCAAGGGCGTGGTGAACGTCGCCGCGGCCGGCAACGAGGACTACGACCTCGCGAACAAGACCGACGACGAGTCCAGCCCCGACGACTCGACCGCCACCAGCCGCACCGTCACGAACGACTGCCTCAGCCTCCCGACCGAGCTGCCGAACGTGGTCGTCGTAGCGTCGGTCGACCCGCGCAGCGCGAAGTCGCCGTTCTCGAACTTCGGTGAGAACAAGATCAACCTGGCCGCCCCGGGCCAGGTCGTGTACTCGACGGTCCCGGGCGGTGGCTACAAGGTGCTCGAGGGTACGTCGATGGCGTCGCCGCACGTCGCCGGCGTCGCGGCCCTGCTCCGCAGCGTCGATCCGAAGCTGTCGGCGGCCGACGTCCGCGCCCGGCTCGCGCAGCAGGCCAACGACCTCGCCTGCCCGCCGGGCGCCTCCGGCGAGTGCATCGGGTCGGCCGCCAAGAACTCGTACTACGGCGAAGGGATGGTCGACGCGGCCGAGGCGGTCGGCGCCGCGGCGGCCCAGCCGCAGGGCGCGATCTCGATCACCGAGCCGTCGGAGCAGATCGGTGTCGGCGGCATCCCGGCGGTCCCGCTGCTGATGAAGGGCACCGGAGGGACGGGCGACATCAGCTACACGGCCGTCGGCCTGCCGCCGGGCCTCCGCATCGACGCCACGCGCGGCTGGATCACCGGTGTACTGACGCCCGGCGCGGGACGCTACAAGGTGACCGTCACGGCCCGCGACGGCGAGGCGAAGACCGCCCGCACGAGCTTCTTCTGGAACGTGTGGAGTTTCTAACTGCCCGCGTCGACGAGCAGCGGGATCTCCATCTCGTCGTGCGTCAATGAACCGTGCAGGCCGATCAGGCCCGCCTCCTGCGGGTGCTGCCGGCCGGCCACCAGCGCGACCGGGCCGAGAGAGGCGACGATGACGTCGCCCAGCCGCGGCGACACGCGGTCCTCGACGACCGCACCGAACCAGCCCCGGGCGACCGCCTCGGAGCGAGACAGCACCAACGCCTTGTCGCCCAAGCGCTCCCGGTAAGTGGCCAGTACGTCGGCCTCGGCGCCGGGCACGCAGTACAGGTGGCGGAACCGGGACTCGCCGCCGATCAGGCTGACCCCGGCCGCCAGCGCCGGCTCGGCGTCCAGGTCGACGCGGTGTTCGGGCGCGACGTCGATCATGCCGTGGTCGGCGACGACCAGCAGTACGGCGTCACGCGGCAACGCGGATCGGACCTGCTGGGCGAACGTGTCGGCCGCCGTGAGTTCCTTCTGCCACTGCCACGAGTCGCAGCCCTGCTGGTGGCCGATGTAGTCGAGCTGGGAGTCGTACACGTAGACCAGCGACGACCGTCCTTCACGACTCGCGAACCGGGTCGCGTCCAGCCGCTCCTCGATCGTGTCGGCTCCGCGATGCTTACTCCCCCGGAAGGCCGCCGCTGTCAGCCCTGACGTGTCGAAGCGGCTCTTGCTCACGTTCCGCGTGGCAACACCCGCCGCCGCGGCCCGGTCGAAGACCGTCCCGTGCGGCTGCCAGCGCCGCGGATCGACCGGGGCGTCCCAGGCAAGCGCGTTCAGCAGCGCACCGGACTCCGGCACGATCGACGTGTAGCCGACGATGCCGTGCGCGCCCGGCGGAAGACCGGTCCCGAGACTCGTGAGACTGACGGCCGTCGTCGACGGCACGCCCGCGGTCAGACTGCGGCCCGCCGGCATCAACGACGACAGGTACGGCGCGGCGGCGGCGTACCGCTGCAGCAGGTTCCAGCCGAGGCCGTCGAGCAGGAGCACGGCGTACCGGGACGCGGGTGGCAGGCCGAGGACGTCGGTCTCCCCCGGCACTGACAGCGCGCCGGCCACCGACGGCAGGACGTCGGCGAGCGCGCCACCGCCGTACTGCGGGGAAACCGGGACGATCACGGCACTACCTGCTGGTGGCGAACGAGAGCGCCTTGGCGAACTCGAGCACCTGCCGGATCCCGGCGGGGCCGTCGGCGGCGGCGCTGATCCGCAGCGAGATGTCGT includes:
- a CDS encoding S8 family serine peptidase produces the protein MRKPLVLVLAACLLAVTATPPAAVPATAAPGRSEAGLRAYFVITAPGQTGKVTGAIAQSGGTVYAAYDAIGVIVAHATAADFVTKIRGVSGVQKAGATRTSDVPAAAANPAIPLAVPEVPTAQPEVDRPDMTLIGADRAWAKNPGSKNITVGVLDTGVDDQHPDLKANFDPARSASCAYGKVDTRPGAWRPVGEHGTHVAGTIAGAKNGLGMVGVAPGVKVSSIRVAEAGSELFFPENTVCAFMFAADKGVSVTNNSYYVDPWLFNCPNDEDQAAIAEGVRRAVAYSDSKGVVNVAAAGNEDYDLANKTDDESSPDDSTATSRTVTNDCLSLPTELPNVVVVASVDPRSAKSPFSNFGENKINLAAPGQVVYSTVPGGGYKVLEGTSMASPHVAGVAALLRSVDPKLSAADVRARLAQQANDLACPPGASGECIGSAAKNSYYGEGMVDAAEAVGAAAAQPQGAISITEPSEQIGVGGIPAVPLLMKGTGGTGDISYTAVGLPPGLRIDATRGWITGVLTPGAGRYKVTVTARDGEAKTARTSFFWNVWSF
- a CDS encoding sulfurtransferase; protein product: MSPLITVDELRALDPAPVLVDVTWNLAGPPGKEAYDAGHLPGAYFVDLDTELAGPPGPGRHPLPDATTVTATFRRLGVTAADTPVVVYDAANSMSAARARWVFRYFGLTDVRVLDGGLAAWKAAGGAVTTEVPTSPTAAEGFVATPGHLPVLDADGAAALAAKGILLDARTPERFAGEVEPMDPVAGHIPGAVNAPTTANVDDTGRFLPAAELQARFAGLGVTPDAEAGVYCGSGVTAAHEALALESAGLPATVYIGSWSEWITDPTRPVATGKD
- a CDS encoding thymidine kinase; this translates as MAELLYFTGTMDCGKSTLALQMDHNHKARGRLGRIFTSHDRAGESVLSSRLGLSADAVEVRPDFDFWDYVVNELTRGGRIDYVVCDEAQFYSPLQIEQLARLVDELQIDVFCFGILTDFRATLFPGSARLVELADRMELLQVEALCWCGERATHNARTIGGEMVTEGEQLVVGDIVSHDHEVAYEVLCRRHHRRRLTQARARATLSPEVLPFGGAAS
- a CDS encoding alkaline phosphatase family protein, whose translation is MIVPVSPQYGGGALADVLPSVAGALSVPGETDVLGLPPASRYAVLLLDGLGWNLLQRYAAAAPYLSSLMPAGRSLTAGVPSTTAVSLTSLGTGLPPGAHGIVGYTSIVPESGALLNALAWDAPVDPRRWQPHGTVFDRAAAAGVATRNVSKSRFDTSGLTAAAFRGSKHRGADTIEERLDATRFASREGRSSLVYVYDSQLDYIGHQQGCDSWQWQKELTAADTFAQQVRSALPRDAVLLVVADHGMIDVAPEHRVDLDAEPALAAGVSLIGGESRFRHLYCVPGAEADVLATYRERLGDKALVLSRSEAVARGWFGAVVEDRVSPRLGDVIVASLGPVALVAGRQHPQEAGLIGLHGSLTHDEMEIPLLVDAGS